The Pseudoxanthomonas suwonensis sequence AAGTCGCCGCCCAGCTGTGGCGCTGGCTGCCCGGCGTCTACCGCGCCCGCGACGCCGACGGCCGGCTGCAGGCGTTCGTCGCCCTGTTCGCCGACGAACTGTGGCGCCTGCGGCGCGGCATCGAGCAGCACTACGCCGACCATTTCATCGACTCGGCGCAGGACTGGGCGGTCGCCTACCTCGCCGACCTGGTAGGCACCGAGGTCCTCTACACCGGCGAGGCGGCGAGCCTGCTCGGGATGGCCGCGCGCAACCGCGGCGACGTGAAGAACACGCTGCGCTGGCGCCGCCGGAAAGGCACCCTGGCTGGCCTGGAAGGCATTGCCCGCGACGTCGGCGGCCTGGGCGTGCACGCGGTGGAGATGTTCGAGCGCGTGGCCTGGATGCAGAACCTGGCGCACATCAAGCCGACGGCGGGATTAGCGCTCGACCTGCGGCGCGGCGAGGCGCTGGCCGCGATCCACACGCCCTACTCGCGGGCGCGCGCGCTGGCCGACCTGCGGCCGGCCGGCCAGCGCGCAGGTTGGCACCGGGTCGGCAACGTCGCGGTGTTCCAGTGGCCGATCGCCTCGTTCCCGCTGCTCGCGGCGACGCCCAGGGCGATCGGCGGCGGGCACTACACGTTCCATCCCCTGGGCCTGGACACCGCCCTCCACGCCGGAGGCGCCACCGAAGCGCTGCGCGTGCAGGTCGCGTCGCGGCCCGGTGCGCCCGGCGCCGACATCTGCCACGCCAACGCCGACGATGTTCCCATCCGCAACCGCGACCTGCGCGAGCACGCGCGGGCCTACGTGGATTCGCCGCTGGGCTTCGCGATCCGCGAGGATGGCATCGCCCTGGTCGGCGAACCGCCGGCGCCCGGTGTCTCGCGCGAGCCGGCGCTGGACTTCGGCGAACTGGCCGGCGCCCGCGGCATGGTCGCCGCCGACCCGACGGTCTACGGCGCGGGCCTGCGCTTCGCGCTCGAGGCGGTGCGCCTGGGGGCGGTGTTCACCCTGGTCGCCAGCGTGTCCACGCCGGTGGCCTATTCCCCCGGGCAGCCGCTGGCCAGCCAGCTGCAGCTGCGCAATCCGCAGGGCCGGCTGCGGCTCGACAGCGCGACCCCGGATTTCGGCTACACCGACGGCGTCGCGCCGTTCGAACCGGACAGCGGCGAATTCCATCATCCGGCGCTGCTGCTCCGGGTCGTCAACCAGGGCGCGGCAGCGGCCGATTTCCCCGCCAGCGAAGCGATCCTGCGCAACGCGCGCGGCCAGGCCGTGCAGGCCTACCTGCCGGCGATCGACGCGGTCGCGCCCGCGGCCGCGCACTATTTCTACGTCGCCGCCGATGGCAGCACCTACCACGCCCGCGGCGACCATGGCGCTGGCGCCCCCGACCGCAACCCCGACGCTTCGCTGTACGGCGCCTTCTCGCTGCAGCACCTGGCGCGCGCCTCCGAAGGCCAGCGGCGCATCCGGCCGGGGCATCCGCCGGAGCGCTGGCGTAGGGTGGTGGCCCGCTCGCTGTGCTGCCGTGACCGCCCGCTGGTACCGCCACTGGCCGCCGGTGAGGTGGCCGTGGACGCCGAACGCGGCCGCTTCGCGTTCCCTGCCGGCGAGGAGCCGGCCGGCGAACTGAGCGTGGACTTCCGCTACGGGCTCACCGCGGCCATCGGCGCCGGTCCCCATGCCCGTCCCGACCTGGCGCCGGCCCGGATCACGGTGGCGCGCACGCGCGACGCCCACCACGCGTCGCTGCAGGCGGCCATCGCCGCCGCCCCCGACGGGTTCGACGTACCGGTCGTGATCGAGATCCTGGACAGCGCCGTCTACGAGGAGGCGCTGCAGATCGGCAACCGCGATTTCCCCGGTGGCCTGGTGATCCGCGCCGCGGCGCTGCAGACCCCCTTCATCGTCAAGCCGGCGGCGGCGCCGCGGGCCCTGCGGGTGCGCGACTCGACGCTCGCGGCACTGGTCCTGGACGGCCTGGCCTTCGCCGGCGGCGCGCTGGAGGTGCAGGGCGTGGTGGGGTCGGTGATGCTGCGCCATTGCACGCTGCAGCCGGCGAGCGCGTCGCTGCGGGTGGTCCAGGCCGGGCACTGCGAGGTGGCGCTCCAGTCCTGCATCAGCGGCCCGGTGCACGTTGCCGCCGCGGCCGGAAGCTGCCAGGCGCAGGACAGCGCCATCCAGCACCCGGCCGCCAGCGTCGAGCAACCGGCCGGCGTCGACGCGGTCGAGTTCGCCAACGGCCGTGTCGTGCTCGAGCGCTGCACCCTGCTGGGCGGCCTGGCGGCGCAGCGCGCGAAGCTGTCCAACACGCTGTGCTACGGCGATCTGGCGCTGGCCGATCCGGGCGCCAGCTGCCTGCGCTTCTCGCGCCTGCCCAGGGCCTTCGACGCGGCGGCATTCCGCTGCACCACGGCCACGCCGATCTTCGTCTCCATCGACTGGGGCGACGCGGGCTACCTGCACCTGCATCCCAACTCCGCGCCCGCCCTGCTCGGCGGCGGCGAGGAAGGCGGCGAGATCGGCGCGTTCCATCGCGCCGGCCTGCCATGGCGCCTGCAGAACACCGGCCTGCGCCTCGCCGAATCGATCCCCGCGGGCCTGACCCCCCTCCAGGTCCGCGTGCTGCCGCGGCCCCGCTTCCCAGGAAATCCGTCGCCATGAAAAACGATATCGCCAAAGTGTCGTTCGACGAACTGAACCACTTCGTCGGCGTGTTCCACCAGATGGGACGGCTGCCGCTGGAATCGGACTTCAACGAACAGAACGAACTGGTGCTGCGCCTGATCCAGCGCCTGGCCGGGGACGCGATGCACACCGGCAGCCCGAACGAGGGCTTCCGCGTGGACACGCACGTCCTGCTCGACCGGCTGGAATCGCGGCACGGCTGGACCGCCACGCCTGCGGCGGCCAGCGTGTTCGTCGACTACTTCGACCATCGCGTCGGCGACGGCAGCCTGGTGGCGTCCGGCGCGACCGCGATCGCCCGCGGGCTCGACCATCCGCTGGACCTGGCCGAGGTCGGCGAGGTGCTGGTCGCGGTCAAGGCGATGTCGACCGCGGGCCTGGCGTTCTACGTCAAGGACGCGGCGGCCACCCATGCCTTCGCCATGACCCAGGTCGCCACCGACGACGGCTGGAAGCTGCTGCGCGCGGTACCCGGCGCCTGGCCGGCGGGTTTCGCGGCCGACAGCATCGTCGAGTACGGATTCACCGGCCTGGACGCGGCTACCCGCTACGGCTTCGATTTCCTCAAGGCCGACCTGCCGCTGCGCAGCGTGGTGGCGCGCACCGAGCTGACCGACCGCTACGCCGCCGAACCGGCGGCGGCGGTGCTGTCGGTGGACGACGACCAGCGCCTGTGGGGCGGTGCCGCGGTGCAGGCCACCCAGGCCACGAGCGTCGCCTACGCATTCCCGGTGCCGGTGGACGCCTCGCGCGCGCGCCGGCTGCTGCTCGGCGTGCAGCGCGCGCCGGCGGCCGCACCGCTGTCGGTGGTGCTGCACGACGATGCCGTCCCGGCGAACACCATCACCCTGGCCGGCGCCGTCGTCACCGCGCAGGGCGCCTGGCAACGGCATGCCTTCGCCCTGCCGCAGGCTGGCGCGTTCAACTGGAGCGCGATCACCCGGCTGACCTATGCGGACCTGGACGCGGCCGCTAGCTACCGCTTCGGCCCGGTCCTGCTCGAAGCCGATCGCGCGCGCGACCTGGTGGTCATGGGCGGCGACGGCAGCGCCGCCGGTGCCGGCCGGTTCTACGGCGAGGGCCTGGCGGCGATCAAGGAGGCCCATGGCACCTACTGGACGCAGGCCGACCTGCCGCAGGCCGACCCGGCCGCGCTCGATCCGGTGGCGCCCGGCCGGCGCCGGATCGACTGGGCCTACCTCGACCTGTGGGAGCGGCCGCTGTCGTACATCGAGCGCCCCGCGCTGCGCGACGTCGCGCTCGAGGGCGACGACACCTGCACGCGCAAGCAGCTGGTGGCGCAGGTGCGGCTGCTCAAGGGCCTGGAGGCGCCGCTGGCCGGCGCGGCGCAGCCACCGGCCGATGCGTTCGCGTTGCTGCCCCGCATCGGCAAGGGCGTGCTCTCCACCAAGGACAAGCCGGCGGCCGTGTTCGACCCGTGCGCTGACCCATGCGAGCCGGCCATCGCCGGCCCGTACATGGGCGAAGAGAACAGCCTGTTCCGGATCGAGATCCATCGCGCCGGCAACATCGGCGCCGCCGACGCGGCCGGCACCGCCTGGTTCAAGTGGTCGCGCGACAACGCCGGCACGACCTGCGCGCTGATCGAGGACGCCGCCGGCGCCGCCACCTCGGTGGTGGTCGAGAAGCCGGAACTGTTCGCGATCGGCGACCTGGTGGAGGTGGCCGACGACCTGGTGGAACTGGTGACCGGCCCCTGCGAGGACCGCGTCGACCACACCGACCACGCGCGCGGCGAACTGCGCAGGGTGGTCACCGTCAACCTGCAGACGCGCCGGATCGGCTGGGAAGATCCGACCGTGGCCGATCCGTTGCAGGCGCGGTTCCATGCGCCGCTGCCGCGCGCGATGCTCGCGGCGCAGCACGCCAAGCTGACCCGCTGGGACGGCGTGGCGGCCTGCACCGCGGGCGACCTGGTGCTGGCCGATGGCGTGGTCGTCGAGTTCGGCGGCCAGGACCTGTGCGCGGGCGACTACTGGCAGTTCGCCACCCGCACCATCGACCGCAGCGTCGAGCGCCTGGTCGAGGCGCCCGCGCGCGGCGTGCAGCACGCCTACTACCCGCTCGCCGCGATCCACCGCTGGCGCGAAGACGGGCCGGCGGACGAAGAAGTGGTGTTCGCCGAGGACCTGCGCCCGCGCCTGGCCGCGCTGTCGGGCCTGGATGCAAGCCGCATCGCCTACGACCCGGGCGCCGGCGCTTCGGAAACGCACATCCAGGGCTGGGGCGAGGTCACCACCGTGCAGGAGGCCATCGACGCGCTGTGCCGCGCCGACCTCACCGGCGACCTGCGGCTGCACAACCGGCTGCTCCACGGCATGGGCGTGATCTGCGGGCTGAAGCTGCGTTGCTCGAAGGACCGCGAGAAGGTCGTGCTGACCAAGGGCTACGCCCTGGACTGCGACGGCGACCTGCTGCACGCCTCCGGCGACCGCGCGATCGACGTGGTCAAGCGGGCCATCGAACAGGGACTGCTCGATGCCACCGGCGCCGGCAGGGTCAACATGTGGATCGAACAGGCCGCCAACGGCGTGTCCACGCACCTGGAGCCGAGCCTGCCGCAGACCTTCTGGGACTCGGTGCTGGAGGGCACCCTGCTGAAGGACTTCTGGGAGGGTTGCATCCTCTCGCTGGTGGCCTTCTTCAAGGCCCAGCTCACGCCGTTCCCGGACACCACGCTGCCGCTGTCGGACCAGCACAAGCGCCTGGTCTCGCTGCTGAACCTGCTGTGGCAGCTGGTCAACTCGGCGAGCGGGCGCTACATCTTCCTGTCGAAGGTCGAGCACGACCTGCTGGAGAAGTTCCACGAGGACCTGAAGGAACTGCTCGCCAGCAAGACCTACTGCGCGATGTTCGACCACCTGAAGCCGTTCCCCGCGTACCCCTATGCCGTGCCCACCGGCATCGACACCCTGTTCGGCATGTGGCTGCTGCATCGCCGGATCAAGCTCGACCCCTCGGGCGAGTACATCTACAGCTACGGCACCGGCCACCGCATCCAGGTGTTCGACGTCGCCGCGCGGTCCGCGGTGGCGGTGCTCGATTTCCCGGGCGCCAGCAACCTGGACGTGCAGGACATCGCCTTCGACCCTTCCGGGACCGAGATGTACGTGGTCGGCACCCTGGTCAACGGCACCCAGGTCGACTCGGTGTTCGCCACCGCCAGGATCACCCCGCCGGCCACCGCCGGGGCCGCGCCGGGCTACAGCTGGAGCGCCGCCAGCGTGGTGTGCGACGTCCGCTTCGTGCGCCTGGAAACGCACCCGAAGCATCGCGACGTGCTGTTCGCGATCGGCCGCAGCGACACCGCTCCGAACCGGCGCGGCGTGTACCGCTTCAACCCGGCCGCCATCCCGCTGACCCCCAACCCCGACTGGGTCTTCAACGCCACCGGCCTGTTCGCGATCGACACCGACGGCGCGGTGGCCATCGCCGCCGAGCACAGCGGAGGCCTGCAGACGGGCGCATTCAACGGCATCCGGCGGGTCAACCTGGGCACCACCGGGTTGTCCGTCGCGGTCGCCGTGGGCAGCGGAGAGGACTTCTGGAACGACCTGGTGGTGCACCGGGGCGCGGTCTACATGACCGGCAACCCGCCCGGGCAGAGCGAGCTCATGCGCTTCCCGGTGACGGTGGCGTCGCCGGCCGCGGTCCAGCGCACGCCGCTGGGCGGCGCCAGTGCGTGGCGGCTGGGCTTGCTGCCGTCGCGCAACGTGCTGACCCTGGCCGATGCCAACACCTACCGCATCCGCCTGTTCGACACCGCCGCCGGCATCCTGGACACGCGCCTGCGCATCCCGCTGCAGATCATGCCGATCTCGCTGGCGGTGCGGCCGGACGAAAAGGAAGCGTATGCGCTCAACCTGCTGTCCAACACCGTCAACGCGGTCAACGTCGCCGAACTGATCGCCGGCACGCCCAGCTTCACCCACGAACCGCCGCTCACCCTGGCCGCCTACCGCACGCAGATGCTGCATGCCTTCACCGACCTGGTCGGAGTGTTCGCCCAGTACCTGAAGGACTGCTGGTGCGACAAGTTCCTGGTCGAGTGCCACCAGTGCACCAAGGACGACAAGGTCTACCTCGGCACGATCGAGGTCAGGGACAACAAGGTGTTCCACATCTGCAACTTCAGCAAGCGCCACTACGCCAAGTCGTTCCGCACCTGGGGCTACTGGCTCTCCGCCGTGCCCCTGCTGCCGGTGCTGAAGAAGGCCTTCGCGAAATTCTGCTGCCTGAAACTGGTGCCCTGAGGAGCCTCCCATGGCCACGAACTTCCGGAAACAGTCCGAATACACGATCCACGGCCGCGTCGTGGACCGCGCTAGCCGGGTCGGCGTGCGCGGCGTGCGCGTGGAGGCCTGGGACCGCGACACCCGCTACCACGACCTGCTGGGGCAGGTGGTCACCAACGAGGATGGCCTGTTCGCCATCGGCTTCGACAGCACCTACTTCGGCGACTACGCGCCGGACCGGGCGCCCGACGTGTTCTTCAAGGTCTTCCTGGACGAGCGCGAAGTACTCAGCACGTTCGACCGTCCGCTCATGAATGCCGACCGCGGCACGATCCAGGTGGAGCTCGAACTGGACATGCCGCAGCTGCAGCCGGAGGGCGTCGACCGGGTCAGCGTCGAGCAGACGCTGAAGGCCGTGGACTGGTGGCGCGCCTCGGACTTCCGCGGGGTGTGGCGCGAAGGCGCCGACAAGGTCGGCACGGTCGGGAAGCTGATCGGCGGCCTGGCCGGACGCGCGGTCGGCGATTTCGACTTCCAGCCGGTCCGCCCCCAGGGCACGCGCGAACGGGAAATCGTCAACCAGGACATCGGGTACGCGCAGCGCGCGCTGGCGCTGCAGCAGGTCGAGGTGGTGGAAGTGCGCCCGGTCGCCGAGAGCGGCGCGCGCGCCGAGCTTCGCTCGCTGAAGGACTACCCGCTCAAGCTCAGGCCGGGCGACCGGGTCACGCTGCACCAGGAAGACGGCGTGGTGAAGTACTACAGCCGCATGCCGGAGGTCGACGCCGCCGCGGTCGATGGCCAGCTGGTGGCGCGGCTGGACGGCGACGTGCAGTCGCTGAAGGCGCAGGTACGCGGCATCGACGCCGTGCGCGCCGAGGTGGAGAACCTCAAGGAAGTGGACGCGGCGGTCGAACGGCGCATCGGCGAGGAGTCCGGCGGCCTGCGCGAACAGGCCAGGGAGATCGAGCGCCTGCAGGGCGAGCTGGCGGACATGCGCAAGACCGCAACCGCCAAGGACGTGGAGATCGCCAAGCTGCGCACCGACCTGGTCGCCGTGCGCAACGCCCAGGACGACCTGGCCACGCGCCTGCCGCTGGAGCGGTTGAGCGCGCTGGAGAAACGCATCGACCTGATGTCGCCCGCCGGTCCCGTGCCGGTGCCCGTGCGCGGGCCACGCCCGGCTGCGGCGAAGAAGGCCGGTGCCGCTGCCGCGGCCGGGAGGCCTGCGGCAAGGACAGGGACCGCAGGGACGAGCGGGAGCGGGAAGCCCAAGGCGGCAAAGAAGGCCGCCGCCACCAGGAAAGCCACCGCCAGGAAATCCGCCACCAGCAAGGAAGCTGCAGCGACCAGGAAGGCCGCGGCGACCAGGAAGTCGACAACGACCAGGAAGGCCACGGCCATCAGCAAAGCCCCCGCCACCAAGAAGGCCACCAAGGCCAAGAAAGCCACGAAACCAACCACGAAAACGACCGTGGGCGCCACCGCCAGCGGCAAGCGCAGCGGCGGCCGGAGCGGGCCCGGCCGTGGTTGAGACCGCAGGCGGACAGGACTCTCCATGCACGCCTTGACCCGTCTTCCCAACGACGCGATGCCGGCTGGCCCGCAGTGGCCCGACCTGCTGCGCTACGCACCAGGCACGCGCCTTCGCCTCGAAGTGGCGCTGCCCGACGCGATGCGCCAGGCACTGGAGGCGGTGAAGCCCTCCAGCGCCGCCCGCTGGCTGGGACTGGTCGATGGCGCCCTGCTGACCGTCGAACGCCTGTCGCGTACCGCCTGCCAGGTGAGCCTGGCTGGCCGCCATGGCGGACGCGGCGAGTTCAGCGCGGTGTGCTCCGGCGAACGCGGTTATCGCCTGCGCGGCCGCCTGGACCAGGACGGATGCATGCGGATCCTCGACTGCGACCACGTGCACATCCAGACCGGCGGTGCCGGCGACGCCTACCTGGCCCAGCCGGTCGACGGCAGCTGGCGCCACCTGCTGCGGCTGTCGTATCCGAAGCGCGCCGCCGGCGCCGCCGAGGTCGTCCTCTGCGCGGCCGCGCTCGGCGGCCGGGTGACGCCGGCGCTGCAGGCGCTGCTGCCGGCGCAGCTCCTGGTGGCGCGCCTGCTGCCGCAGGCCTGAGCGCGGCGGCCATGAGCAGCAAGCCCGCTCAAGCCAAGGCCACGGGCCAGCGGGCATCGTCGGCGGCCACGCCCACCCGCGTCCCGGCAGCGGCGCAGGCACCGTCTCCGCAAGGCGCCGACCTGCTGCCGTCGCAACTGGGCAATCGCGGCATGCAGGCGCTACTGGGCCGCATGCAGGCGGTCGGCCGGCCGGCGTCGTCCACACCGCACGCCGCACCGGCCAGCGCGTACGCCGGCCAGCTGGTCCGCGCCGCGCTCGCGCGGCCGGGAACGGCCTTGCCCGAGGCCAGCGCGACACGCCTGAGCGCGCTCCTGCATCAGGTGCATGCCGGGGCAAGCGAGCCGACGCGGCACAGGCCACCACAAGCATCGCCGGCCGTACTGGTGGCCGACTCTGATAGCGCTCACGAAGTCGCCGCACGTCGGGCGGCCGAAGTAGCCGAAGCGGTTCCTGCCCCGGCACCCGTGTCACGGCCACGTCGCAGCGCCGTGGTGCATGCCCGCATCCACGCCGATGCCCCCGCCGCCGCCGCGGCCCAGGCGTTGCGCGCGCGCGCATTCGCGGCCGGCGAGCACCTGTTCTTCGACACCGGGCGCTACGCTCCGCACACGCCGCACGGCGAGCGCCTGCTGCTGCACGAACTGGTGCACGTGGAGCAGCTGGCCTGGAGCCCGCACGGCCTTCTGGTGCTGCGCGACGGTGAGGAGGACGCAGCAGCGCCGACGGCTCCGTCCCCGACGGTGATGGCGGTTACCCTCGACGGCGTCGACTTCTACTTCGGCAACCGGCGCTACAGCGCCGGTTCGACCCGGGCGCAGATCTGGCCACTGGTCCTGCAACGGCTGCTCGGAACCCAGCACGATCCTTCGCGCGATGCGAGCGTGCTGGAGAGCTGGCTGCAGCATGGGGCTTCCCAGAATCTGCGCCTGATAAACGATCTACGCGTAGACCGCGCAGCCACTGCCGGCGAGGTCATGATCGGCCTGAGCCTGTCGGCGCAGGCCGTGCTCATGCTGATCGAGGTGCTGGAGGCGCCGCCGTACCGATGGCATGCCGACCTCAGCGAGGAGCAGCGCGAACTCCTGCGCGTCGGCTATGCACTGATGAGCGCGTGGCCGCTGCTGCGGCCGCGTTTGCCCAGGTGGTACGACGAGAATATGTTCCGCCGGCAGATGGCCCAGCGTGGATCGCTTGCGCGCGACTGGCAGCGCATGGCGCCGACCACGCCGGGCCACGAGGAGTACAGCGCCGAGAACCGCGAAGCGATGATCGAAAGCATCTTCGCGGCGCTGACCGGTCCGGTCCGCATCGTCGAGGCGATACGCCTCGACTACCGGCTCGGCGACGCGGCGGGCACCACCGGGCGCGGGTTACGGGAACGCTACCGTGCCCAGGGTGCAGTGGCGTACCGCGGGCTGTGGCGGATCGACGCACCGTTGACCGCGCGGCTGACCGAAGCACCGCCCGAGGACCGGGTTCGAAACGAGATCGCGCTGTGGCTGCTGGGCTACGTGCACACCCAGCCGGACCTTTCCGCGGCGGCGACGCTCGAAGGCACCGCGGGCCATGAAGCCAGGCTCGAGTTGCTGGGACGGCTCTTCCGCTACCTGGACCGGACCATAGGGCGCATCACACGCGGCGACGAGAGCCTGTTCAACGTACCGGCGCGTGCCACCGACCCGCCCTGGGACGCGCGGATGACGAGCGCGCCGCCGCTGACCCCACCGCTGTATGACGCCGCGCTGCGGACCGACCACGCCTTCACCATGCAACTGGAGTTCGGCGATGTGTTCGACGCCTTTGCCGACTACGGCTACCTGTGGAAGTTCGTGCGCATCCCCGACCCCGAGTCCGGCGAGGAAGTCCCCGACCCGCTCACCGCGGCCGGCACGCGTCCGGACTTCGGCACGGTCTTCGACACCCGGGTCGCGCGGGCACGCCGCTACAACGCCGCCGACCTCGAGCGCGTCCGCTCGCGCTTCGGCACCACGCCCTGGGGACGGGCGATCAGCAACGCCTCGTTCGCGGCCGACCTGGTGCGGCTCAACAATGTGCTGCGCACGCTCGGCACGGTGATCCGCACCGTGCTCGAACGCCTCACCCAGCCGCGCTACACCACCCGCATCGTGTTCCCAAGGCCGGGCATGTACGTGGTGGTTTGCCGTGCTGTTCCGGTACTGGCTGGCGACGAGGAAGTGACGCATGCCCCAAGCGTGGCGATGCTCCCGGTGGTGGCACGCGACCCCGACGAGATGGCGATCACGCGCGTGCGCGAGTCCAGTCGCAACGAGTTCCAGGTACGGCTGCGGCTGGCGGAGATCCGCGCGCTGCTGGATTCGCCGCTGCCGCCGGAGAACGCCGCGGAACTGCAGGCGGAGATGGAGGAACTGCAGGCGATGCTGGCGGCGCCGGGAGAGGCGCTGGTCGCCCGGCGCGAACTGCTGCGGAGCCAGGTCGCGCTGCTGCGGCGGAGGCTGGAGCTGCGCCGCCGGATCGCCGCGGCCGAGACGGCCGAACCTGCCGACCCCGGAGCGCTCGCCGCGCTGCGACGCGAACTGTTCGATGCCGGCGGAGAGACGTCTTCGGCCTGGGCCGAGCGCGAGGACGTGCGCGGCCTGGAGAGGCAACTGGAAACGCTGGGGGAAATGATCGACATGCGCGAGGAGCGGATCCGCGGCGAGCGCGGGGTCCGCTTCACCCCGCACGCCACCTTCGTGTCCGACCTGGGCCATTCCCTGGCGCTGAGCCTGGAGATGTACGACCGCGGCGTGGTCGGCGGCGCCTACCAGGTGTACATCTCCGATCTGACCACGCCGGACAGCGGCGCCACCTTGGGCTCTTCGCCCTTGAATGGCTTGCCCAACCCGCGCGTGGCCGCGGTACTGGCCGGC is a genomic window containing:
- a CDS encoding eCIS core domain-containing protein, whose protein sequence is MSSKPAQAKATGQRASSAATPTRVPAAAQAPSPQGADLLPSQLGNRGMQALLGRMQAVGRPASSTPHAAPASAYAGQLVRAALARPGTALPEASATRLSALLHQVHAGASEPTRHRPPQASPAVLVADSDSAHEVAARRAAEVAEAVPAPAPVSRPRRSAVVHARIHADAPAAAAAQALRARAFAAGEHLFFDTGRYAPHTPHGERLLLHELVHVEQLAWSPHGLLVLRDGEEDAAAPTAPSPTVMAVTLDGVDFYFGNRRYSAGSTRAQIWPLVLQRLLGTQHDPSRDASVLESWLQHGASQNLRLINDLRVDRAATAGEVMIGLSLSAQAVLMLIEVLEAPPYRWHADLSEEQRELLRVGYALMSAWPLLRPRLPRWYDENMFRRQMAQRGSLARDWQRMAPTTPGHEEYSAENREAMIESIFAALTGPVRIVEAIRLDYRLGDAAGTTGRGLRERYRAQGAVAYRGLWRIDAPLTARLTEAPPEDRVRNEIALWLLGYVHTQPDLSAAATLEGTAGHEARLELLGRLFRYLDRTIGRITRGDESLFNVPARATDPPWDARMTSAPPLTPPLYDAALRTDHAFTMQLEFGDVFDAFADYGYLWKFVRIPDPESGEEVPDPLTAAGTRPDFGTVFDTRVARARRYNAADLERVRSRFGTTPWGRAISNASFAADLVRLNNVLRTLGTVIRTVLERLTQPRYTTRIVFPRPGMYVVVCRAVPVLAGDEEVTHAPSVAMLPVVARDPDEMAITRVRESSRNEFQVRLRLAEIRALLDSPLPPENAAELQAEMEELQAMLAAPGEALVARRELLRSQVALLRRRLELRRRIAAAETAEPADPGALAALRRELFDAGGETSSAWAEREDVRGLERQLETLGEMIDMREERIRGERGVRFTPHATFVSDLGHSLALSLEMYDRGVVGGAYQVYISDLTTPDSGATLGSSPLNGLPNPRVAAVLAGLRDLLEDHSDYGRGRVAVQLEGALHTLRVEAGTGRMLMEAVENGVTVLSLAAIVAAPFTAGESLMLLLPLGAVGAVPSAYRLYQRYDEHRLRFDLATAMDVVNLVGGAIGLAHAATPLRMVRMGRVMMVAGLGADGAGMLMMGAGLVQQIEALRHLPEHERAAQLLMILGGAMMQIGIQAGGMVMHSRYQGARESAAPRREGADPRLEAGDAPGFRPPREGSSPPRADATPPGPADRSTSAAAPPPRAPPAPPRASTRRTRRHDRLMARFEGGIDYSRPPPAADVANPPRAGECQRRLRTDEAAFNAYNDAVAASAGREVGLFHNPRTGEYRVMIGDETGVSAPGRSGWDAVVHYHPDGSTRSTFRLPSPHDFQGLMFRYLEGGGPVREFVEFDIPGVGRGRTEYGIDPGHAEPFYVRIHRPGEPPQTLRFAHDGAFRTYWGERTVFVEPGSPLYQSMIRDIQGYVRSLDPAQAGAAPARRTEAGGDAGAARPTPGAADAAGPGPAADSPRRAGEGGEGRPAPGDRTAAASEPTSSGRFTDDAGGLTDAGIAFIRRRFRTVSEFGGGRSRRVALDNLSDAQIRNRFSTESAWLEAVVIGEVRQSWIGRTSATDFLLDNPQQTLRNVATRLAAAIEAGGTGHTLNEGVLGRNALDFVRERVAANDPVLRPAWDALESSTNPAVQRAWNRFLFGTERMPGATPAARQRHRQALMDAPGGSGEGFGAGLVGNKRPDVIEVLLSRDAIHVLDPSQRWADPVHNFKTAFYEAVLRQLIDVGNVTSADTGGGARVRPTGL
- a CDS encoding DUF6519 domain-containing protein; this translates as MKNDIAKVSFDELNHFVGVFHQMGRLPLESDFNEQNELVLRLIQRLAGDAMHTGSPNEGFRVDTHVLLDRLESRHGWTATPAAASVFVDYFDHRVGDGSLVASGATAIARGLDHPLDLAEVGEVLVAVKAMSTAGLAFYVKDAAATHAFAMTQVATDDGWKLLRAVPGAWPAGFAADSIVEYGFTGLDAATRYGFDFLKADLPLRSVVARTELTDRYAAEPAAAVLSVDDDQRLWGGAAVQATQATSVAYAFPVPVDASRARRLLLGVQRAPAAAPLSVVLHDDAVPANTITLAGAVVTAQGAWQRHAFALPQAGAFNWSAITRLTYADLDAAASYRFGPVLLEADRARDLVVMGGDGSAAGAGRFYGEGLAAIKEAHGTYWTQADLPQADPAALDPVAPGRRRIDWAYLDLWERPLSYIERPALRDVALEGDDTCTRKQLVAQVRLLKGLEAPLAGAAQPPADAFALLPRIGKGVLSTKDKPAAVFDPCADPCEPAIAGPYMGEENSLFRIEIHRAGNIGAADAAGTAWFKWSRDNAGTTCALIEDAAGAATSVVVEKPELFAIGDLVEVADDLVELVTGPCEDRVDHTDHARGELRRVVTVNLQTRRIGWEDPTVADPLQARFHAPLPRAMLAAQHAKLTRWDGVAACTAGDLVLADGVVVEFGGQDLCAGDYWQFATRTIDRSVERLVEAPARGVQHAYYPLAAIHRWREDGPADEEVVFAEDLRPRLAALSGLDASRIAYDPGAGASETHIQGWGEVTTVQEAIDALCRADLTGDLRLHNRLLHGMGVICGLKLRCSKDREKVVLTKGYALDCDGDLLHASGDRAIDVVKRAIEQGLLDATGAGRVNMWIEQAANGVSTHLEPSLPQTFWDSVLEGTLLKDFWEGCILSLVAFFKAQLTPFPDTTLPLSDQHKRLVSLLNLLWQLVNSASGRYIFLSKVEHDLLEKFHEDLKELLASKTYCAMFDHLKPFPAYPYAVPTGIDTLFGMWLLHRRIKLDPSGEYIYSYGTGHRIQVFDVAARSAVAVLDFPGASNLDVQDIAFDPSGTEMYVVGTLVNGTQVDSVFATARITPPATAGAAPGYSWSAASVVCDVRFVRLETHPKHRDVLFAIGRSDTAPNRRGVYRFNPAAIPLTPNPDWVFNATGLFAIDTDGAVAIAAEHSGGLQTGAFNGIRRVNLGTTGLSVAVAVGSGEDFWNDLVVHRGAVYMTGNPPGQSELMRFPVTVASPAAVQRTPLGGASAWRLGLLPSRNVLTLADANTYRIRLFDTAAGILDTRLRIPLQIMPISLAVRPDEKEAYALNLLSNTVNAVNVAELIAGTPSFTHEPPLTLAAYRTQMLHAFTDLVGVFAQYLKDCWCDKFLVECHQCTKDDKVYLGTIEVRDNKVFHICNFSKRHYAKSFRTWGYWLSAVPLLPVLKKAFAKFCCLKLVP